The proteins below come from a single Streptomyces sp. B3I8 genomic window:
- a CDS encoding GlxA family transcriptional regulator translates to MSRVVLVLLPDVHLLDLAGPVQVFDSAARLGRPYALHYVAEHPQVRSAQGLPLTASTDWPALDADDLVVVPGWRAPTLRACSAPGEEVLRRLRAHHAAGGTVASVCAGADALGRAGLLDGRRCTTHHDLQDELAARHPRATVVRDVLFTTDDRVVTSAGIASGIDLALHLVALRHGPALAARVARTMVVHARRNGDQPQASAMLRHRSHLDDTVHRVQDLIDARFAEPLPLAGLASHARVSERTLTRLFTRATGGLTPLRYQQTLRLERAEQLLGQGATAEAAAREVGFEDARMLRRLRSRAVR, encoded by the coding sequence GTGAGCCGCGTCGTCCTCGTCCTGCTGCCCGACGTCCACCTGCTCGACCTGGCGGGACCCGTTCAGGTGTTCGACAGTGCGGCACGCCTCGGGAGGCCGTACGCACTCCACTACGTCGCCGAGCATCCGCAGGTGCGCAGCGCCCAGGGGCTGCCGCTGACCGCGTCCACCGACTGGCCCGCGCTCGACGCCGACGATCTGGTGGTGGTGCCGGGCTGGCGGGCACCCACCCTGCGTGCGTGCTCCGCGCCGGGCGAGGAGGTGCTCCGCAGGCTGCGCGCCCACCACGCGGCCGGCGGCACCGTCGCCAGCGTGTGCGCCGGCGCGGACGCCCTCGGCCGGGCCGGACTGCTGGACGGGCGGCGCTGCACCACCCACCACGACCTCCAGGACGAACTGGCCGCCCGCCATCCGCGGGCCACCGTCGTCCGTGACGTGCTGTTCACCACCGACGACCGGGTGGTCACCTCCGCCGGCATCGCCAGCGGCATCGACCTCGCCCTGCACCTGGTGGCGCTGCGGCACGGCCCCGCCCTGGCCGCGCGGGTCGCGCGCACCATGGTCGTCCACGCCCGCCGCAACGGCGACCAGCCGCAGGCGAGTGCCATGCTGCGGCACCGCTCCCACCTGGACGACACCGTGCACCGGGTGCAGGACCTGATCGACGCGCGGTTCGCCGAGCCGCTGCCGCTGGCCGGCCTCGCCTCCCACGCCCGGGTCAGCGAACGCACCCTGACCCGCCTGTTCACCCGCGCGACCGGCGGCCTCACCCCGCTGCGCTACCAGCAGACCCTGCGCCTGGAACGCGCCGAACAACTGCTCGGCCAGGGCGCGACGGCCGAGGCGGCGGCCCGCGAGGTCGGCTTCGAG
- a CDS encoding cysteine hydrolase family protein, with product MKRALIVVDVQESFRARPSWGSIDNPDVARPVNRLAALAREAGDLVVWVLHTAPGSGDVFDPDSGHVRLLAELDGPRPGEPVLRKTSHNAFTTTNLQQLLTEAGVEELWVCGIRTEQCVETTTRLGSDLGYRTVLVPEATATHPIGDLSAEAITERTVAVLRDRFARIATVAELAADVAASSA from the coding sequence ATGAAACGAGCGCTCATCGTCGTCGACGTCCAGGAATCGTTCCGTGCCCGCCCGTCGTGGGGCAGCATCGACAACCCGGACGTCGCACGTCCGGTCAACCGGCTGGCCGCCCTCGCCCGCGAGGCCGGCGACCTCGTCGTCTGGGTCCTGCACACCGCACCCGGCAGCGGGGACGTGTTCGACCCGGACTCCGGGCACGTCCGGCTGCTGGCGGAGCTGGACGGGCCCCGGCCGGGCGAGCCGGTTCTGCGCAAGACCTCCCACAACGCCTTCACCACCACCAACCTCCAGCAACTGCTGACCGAGGCGGGCGTGGAGGAGCTGTGGGTCTGCGGCATCCGTACCGAGCAGTGCGTGGAGACCACCACCCGGCTCGGCAGCGACCTCGGCTACCGCACGGTGCTCGTCCCCGAGGCCACCGCCACCCATCCGATCGGCGACCTCTCCGCCGAGGCGATCACCGAACGCACCGTGGCCGTCCTGCGCGACCGGTTCGCCCGGATCGCGACCGTCGCCGAGCTGGCCGCGGACGTGGCAGCATCCTCGGCGTGA
- a CDS encoding aldo/keto reductase → MQYAKLGATGLDVSRICLGCMSFGVPARGSHEWTLDEDAARPLIRQALEAGINFLDTANVYSDGTSEEIVGRALKDYARREEIVLATKVNGRMHEGPNGGGLSRKAIMTEIDHSLRRLGTEYVDLYQIHRFDPSTPVEETMEALHDVVKAGKARYIGASSMYAWQFSKAQYTARLHGWTRFVSMQNHYNLLYREEEREMLPLCADQGVGVLPWSPLARGRLTRDWDEDTARSRTDNFGRTLYGEGDRRIAEAVAAIAAERGLPRARIALAWLLHRPTVTAPIVGATKSSHVEDAVAALDVELTDKDLERLEQPYEPHAVSGH, encoded by the coding sequence ATGCAGTACGCGAAGCTCGGTGCCACGGGGCTCGACGTGTCCCGGATATGCCTGGGCTGCATGAGTTTCGGCGTGCCCGCGCGCGGCAGCCACGAGTGGACCCTCGACGAGGACGCCGCCCGGCCACTGATCCGCCAGGCCCTGGAGGCGGGGATCAACTTCCTCGACACCGCCAACGTCTACTCCGACGGCACCAGCGAGGAGATCGTCGGCCGCGCGCTGAAGGACTACGCGCGGCGCGAGGAGATCGTCCTCGCCACCAAGGTGAACGGCCGGATGCACGAGGGGCCCAACGGCGGCGGACTCTCACGCAAGGCGATCATGACGGAGATCGACCACAGCCTGCGCCGCCTCGGCACGGAGTACGTCGACCTCTACCAGATCCACCGCTTCGACCCGTCGACCCCCGTCGAGGAGACCATGGAGGCCCTCCACGACGTGGTGAAGGCGGGCAAGGCCCGTTACATCGGGGCCAGTTCGATGTACGCCTGGCAGTTCTCGAAGGCCCAGTACACGGCTCGACTCCACGGCTGGACCCGGTTCGTGTCCATGCAGAACCACTACAACCTCCTCTATCGCGAGGAGGAGCGCGAGATGCTGCCGCTCTGCGCCGACCAGGGCGTCGGCGTCCTGCCGTGGAGCCCGCTGGCCCGCGGCCGGCTCACCCGCGACTGGGACGAGGACACCGCCCGCAGCCGTACCGACAACTTCGGCCGGACCCTGTACGGGGAGGGAGACCGGCGCATCGCCGAGGCCGTCGCCGCGATCGCCGCCGAACGCGGGCTGCCCCGGGCCCGGATCGCCCTGGCCTGGCTGCTGCACCGGCCCACCGTGACGGCGCCGATCGTCGGCGCCACCAAGTCCTCGCACGTCGAGGACGCGGTCGCCGCGCTCGACGTCGAGTTGACGGACAAGGATCTCGAGCGCCTGGAACAGCCGTACGAGCCCCACGCCGTCAGCGGGCATTGA
- a CDS encoding helix-turn-helix domain-containing protein, which translates to MADVPLGVPGEEERPVGAGGDRGGGRPWMRDLLEHLRPAARDPGRVVNWLGDAVDGTAALGNRRGGLLAGRRALPDARLVADLAAGRLASAAVDHEGQHARLVAVGRAPSAYVLAVWRDRPFDQRAAEIVAATAWVLDMLLQERGRAAERRRLTRATADLGLAVLQLLMVGDTVAARRVAAGMWPGLLDADGLCVYVLEGPAGDREHLARRCAEVTAGRALVVRCPAENRHLIMVAPHAWGTEAAEELQDELRTLADGTSGVFLGGSVRQELGETAVAYGQAVNALIVARFRPEAAAMYAERTHPQRLMPPGALHGWADRLLLPLGTLPLATHAELQATTRLGLEFTAVKAAKVLGVSRNTVRARMDRTGQLLGADLGDLRTRAVVHLALSALADGTGCGDGPRDGSARGAAPRLGDLLQAPHLRVWAQGLLDRLAEDSRDLRGTLRAWIAAGANAERAAQELGVHVQTVREHVRAGERALERRLLAGGSDLYEVVLAHLAVRELEEPALG; encoded by the coding sequence ATGGCGGATGTACCCCTGGGTGTTCCGGGCGAGGAGGAACGGCCCGTCGGCGCGGGCGGCGACCGCGGTGGCGGCCGGCCGTGGATGCGTGACCTGCTCGAACATCTGCGCCCCGCGGCGCGCGATCCCGGCCGGGTGGTGAACTGGCTCGGTGACGCGGTCGACGGGACGGCCGCGCTGGGCAACCGCCGCGGCGGGCTGCTCGCCGGGCGGCGGGCGCTGCCCGACGCACGGCTGGTGGCGGATCTCGCCGCGGGCCGCCTCGCGTCGGCGGCGGTGGACCACGAGGGGCAGCACGCCAGGCTGGTCGCGGTCGGGCGGGCCCCGTCGGCGTACGTACTGGCGGTCTGGCGCGACCGGCCGTTCGACCAGCGCGCGGCGGAGATCGTCGCGGCCACGGCCTGGGTCCTCGACATGCTGCTGCAGGAGCGCGGGCGCGCGGCGGAACGCCGCCGGCTGACGCGCGCCACCGCCGACCTCGGGCTTGCCGTGCTGCAACTGCTGATGGTCGGGGACACGGTCGCGGCCCGCCGGGTCGCCGCGGGCATGTGGCCGGGGCTGCTCGACGCGGACGGACTGTGCGTGTACGTCCTGGAGGGGCCCGCCGGTGACCGGGAGCACCTGGCCCGGCGCTGCGCCGAGGTCACCGCCGGACGGGCACTGGTGGTGCGCTGCCCCGCCGAGAACCGGCACCTGATCATGGTGGCGCCGCACGCGTGGGGCACCGAGGCCGCCGAGGAGCTCCAGGACGAGCTGCGCACCCTTGCCGACGGGACGTCCGGGGTGTTCCTGGGCGGCAGCGTCCGGCAGGAACTCGGCGAGACCGCGGTCGCCTACGGGCAGGCCGTGAACGCCCTGATCGTCGCCAGGTTCCGTCCGGAGGCGGCGGCGATGTACGCCGAGCGCACGCATCCGCAGCGGCTGATGCCGCCGGGCGCCCTGCACGGCTGGGCGGACCGGCTGCTCCTGCCGCTCGGCACGCTTCCGCTGGCCACGCACGCGGAACTGCAGGCGACGACCCGGCTGGGCCTGGAGTTCACGGCGGTGAAGGCGGCCAAGGTGCTCGGCGTGAGCCGCAACACGGTACGGGCCCGGATGGACCGCACCGGACAGCTCCTGGGCGCCGACCTCGGCGACCTGCGCACCCGTGCCGTGGTCCATCTCGCCCTGTCCGCGCTGGCGGACGGGACGGGGTGCGGGGACGGACCGCGGGACGGTTCGGCCCGCGGGGCCGCGCCGCGCCTCGGAGACCTGCTCCAGGCACCGCACCTGCGCGTCTGGGCACAGGGGCTGCTGGACCGGCTCGCGGAGGACTCCCGGGACCTGCGCGGCACGCTACGCGCGTGGATAGCCGCCGGGGCGAACGCCGAGCGTGCCGCGCAGGAGCTGGGGGTGCATGTGCAGACGGTGCGCGAGCACGTACGGGCGGGTGAGCGGGCCCTGGAGCGCCGGCTGCTGGCCGGGGGCAGTGACCTGTACGAGGTCGTCCTGGCGCATCTCGCGGTACGGGAGCTGGAGGAACCGGCGCTGGGTTGA
- a CDS encoding cytochrome ubiquinol oxidase subunit I, with protein MNDVGLASGPWPVLVLARAATEADLSAARAQMGFSLAWHIVVACLGVGLPALTLLAEWLGIRRDDPSLKLLARRWARAMGVLFAVGAVSGTILSFEMGLLWPGLMGRFGQVIGLPFALEGIAFFIEAIFLGIYLYAWDRLSPRRHLLTGIPIVVAGTASAFFVVCANAWMNQPRGYTLRDGKVVQVDPWAAMLNPAAPPQTVHMILAAFMVASFLTASVYAVALLRGRRDAYHRAGFAIPFAFGAVVTPFQIVVGDWAARFLADYQPMKLAAIEGVYHTGSHVPLTVGGVAGKDGLEYGLEVPDGLSLLVGYRPGTVVRGLNEVPRAQWPAVTGVHWAFDLMVAVGFFLLGLGLWLLLAWWRTRRSGGALLDRRGSRLLLALVALAGPASVVALESGWSVTELGRQPWIVYGVMSVRDAVNPAPGLMTGLWLVLVVYAAMTAATWYVLRRLARNTAVPAAPQDADVRGYPVV; from the coding sequence GTGAACGATGTCGGCCTCGCCTCCGGTCCCTGGCCCGTGCTCGTGCTGGCGCGCGCCGCGACGGAGGCCGATCTGTCCGCCGCGAGAGCGCAGATGGGTTTCTCCCTGGCCTGGCACATCGTCGTGGCCTGCCTCGGGGTCGGGCTACCCGCGCTCACCCTCCTCGCGGAATGGCTCGGCATCCGGCGCGACGACCCCTCGCTGAAGCTGCTGGCCCGCCGCTGGGCGCGGGCCATGGGCGTGCTGTTCGCGGTGGGCGCGGTGTCCGGAACGATCCTCAGTTTCGAGATGGGGCTGCTGTGGCCCGGCCTGATGGGCAGGTTCGGCCAGGTCATCGGGTTGCCCTTCGCGCTGGAGGGCATCGCGTTCTTCATCGAGGCGATCTTCCTCGGCATCTACCTCTACGCCTGGGACCGGCTGTCCCCGCGCCGGCACCTGCTCACCGGCATCCCCATCGTGGTCGCGGGCACGGCCTCCGCCTTCTTCGTGGTCTGCGCCAACGCCTGGATGAACCAGCCACGCGGTTACACCCTGCGCGACGGCAAGGTCGTCCAGGTGGACCCGTGGGCGGCGATGCTCAACCCGGCCGCCCCGCCGCAGACGGTGCACATGATCCTCGCCGCGTTCATGGTGGCGTCGTTCCTGACCGCGTCCGTCTACGCGGTGGCGCTGCTCCGGGGCCGCCGGGACGCGTACCACCGGGCCGGCTTCGCCATCCCGTTCGCCTTCGGCGCCGTGGTGACCCCGTTCCAGATCGTGGTCGGCGACTGGGCCGCCCGCTTCCTGGCGGACTACCAGCCGATGAAACTCGCCGCGATCGAGGGGGTGTACCACACCGGCTCCCATGTGCCGCTCACCGTCGGCGGAGTGGCCGGGAAGGACGGGCTCGAGTACGGGCTGGAGGTTCCCGACGGCCTGTCCCTGCTGGTCGGATACCGGCCCGGCACGGTGGTGCGGGGGCTGAACGAGGTGCCGCGCGCCCAGTGGCCGGCGGTCACGGGGGTGCACTGGGCGTTCGACCTGATGGTCGCGGTCGGGTTCTTCCTGCTGGGGCTCGGCCTGTGGCTGCTGCTGGCCTGGTGGCGCACCCGGCGCTCCGGCGGCGCCCTGCTGGACCGGCGCGGCAGCCGACTGCTGCTGGCGCTGGTCGCACTGGCCGGGCCGGCCTCCGTCGTGGCGCTGGAGAGCGGCTGGTCCGTCACCGAGCTGGGCCGGCAGCCCTGGATCGTCTACGGCGTGATGAGCGTGCGGGACGCGGTCAATCCGGCACCCGGGCTGATGACCGGGCTGTGGCTGGTGCTGGTGGTGTACGCCGCGATGACCGCGGCGACGTGGTACGTGCTGCGCCGCCTGGCCCGGAACACGGCCGTACCGGCCGCACCCCAGGACGCGGACGTGCGCGGTTATCCCGTCGTCTGA
- a CDS encoding cytochrome d ubiquinol oxidase subunit II — MLADIALAVMWIGLTCYALFGGADFGAGVWDLLAGGARRGREQRRLIEHSIGPVWEANHVWLIFVIVLLWSAFSPVFAAVMSTLYLPLTLAALGIIARGAAFAFRKASTELWQQRLFGACFAVSSVVTPFFLGTVAGGVASGRVPPGLAHGDVLTSWLNPTSVLGGVLAVLACAHLAAVYLCADAARAGEEALARAFSHRAVLSGLSSGAVALAGTAVLRRDAPDLFHGLTHRALPLVVLSAVAGAVGLGLLRTRHYVAARAAAAAAVAAILWAWGAAQYPAMLVGSLTVDGAASQSSVLSACLIVLACGAVLLVPSLWLLYGTFQRADGAGRSASGGPGHGGDAGSAGDSRV, encoded by the coding sequence GTGCTCGCCGACATCGCCCTCGCCGTCATGTGGATCGGGCTGACCTGCTACGCGCTGTTCGGCGGCGCCGACTTCGGGGCGGGCGTCTGGGACCTGCTCGCCGGCGGCGCCCGCCGGGGGCGGGAGCAGCGGCGGCTCATCGAGCACAGCATCGGGCCGGTCTGGGAGGCGAACCACGTCTGGCTGATCTTCGTGATCGTGCTGCTGTGGTCGGCGTTCTCGCCGGTCTTCGCGGCCGTGATGTCGACGCTGTACCTGCCGCTGACCCTGGCCGCCCTGGGCATCATCGCGCGGGGTGCCGCCTTCGCGTTCCGCAAGGCCAGCACCGAACTGTGGCAGCAGCGGCTGTTCGGCGCCTGCTTCGCCGTGTCCTCGGTGGTCACCCCGTTCTTCCTCGGCACCGTCGCCGGCGGGGTGGCCTCCGGTCGGGTGCCGCCGGGCCTCGCCCACGGTGACGTGCTCACCAGTTGGCTCAACCCCACCTCGGTGCTCGGCGGGGTCCTCGCGGTGCTCGCCTGCGCCCACTTGGCGGCCGTGTACCTGTGCGCGGACGCGGCCCGGGCGGGCGAGGAAGCGCTGGCGCGGGCGTTCTCGCACCGGGCCGTGCTCAGCGGGCTGTCCAGTGGTGCCGTCGCGCTGGCCGGTACTGCCGTGCTGCGAAGGGACGCGCCGGACCTCTTCCACGGGCTCACCCACCGGGCGTTGCCGCTGGTGGTGCTCAGCGCGGTCGCCGGTGCCGTCGGACTGGGGCTGCTGCGCACGCGGCACTACGTCGCGGCGCGGGCGGCGGCCGCGGCCGCCGTCGCGGCGATCCTCTGGGCGTGGGGAGCCGCCCAGTACCCGGCCATGCTGGTCGGCAGCCTGACGGTGGACGGGGCCGCCTCGCAGTCCTCGGTCCTGTCCGCCTGTCTGATCGTCCTGGCCTGCGGCGCGGTCCTGCTCGTGCCCTCGCTGTGGCTGCTGTACGGAACGTTCCAGCGGGCGGACGGGGCGGGCCGGTCCGCGTCCGGCGGGCCGGGGCACGGCGGGGATGCGGGGTCGGCGGGCGACTCCCGCGTATGA
- a CDS encoding DUF1360 domain-containing protein: protein MTSNSVARGYDTEENVPLAGYATVAATFVASLATFAVVVRRRGVSLPERVPPYDLLLLGAATYKTSRLLTKDKITAFLRAPFTRRQEDTTAGEVMDEPKGDGLRLAVGDLLSCPFCAAAWTAGGLVATYAVAPRAARLVCAGFGAMTLADWLQYAWTWTQEKAEG from the coding sequence ATGACGAGCAACAGCGTCGCCCGCGGCTACGACACCGAGGAGAACGTGCCCCTGGCGGGGTACGCCACCGTCGCGGCGACCTTCGTGGCCTCACTCGCGACGTTCGCCGTCGTCGTCCGGCGCCGCGGGGTGAGCCTGCCGGAGCGGGTGCCGCCGTACGACCTGCTCCTGCTCGGTGCGGCGACGTACAAGACGTCCCGGCTGCTGACCAAGGACAAGATCACCGCCTTCCTGCGGGCGCCGTTCACCCGGCGGCAGGAGGACACCACCGCCGGCGAGGTGATGGACGAGCCCAAGGGCGACGGGCTGCGGCTCGCCGTGGGCGATCTGCTGTCCTGTCCGTTCTGCGCGGCCGCGTGGACGGCGGGCGGACTGGTGGCGACGTACGCGGTGGCGCCGCGCGCCGCGCGGCTGGTGTGCGCGGGCTTCGGGGCGATGACGCTGGCGGACTGGCTGCAGTACGCGTGGACGTGGACGCAGGAGAAGGCGGAGGGTTGA
- the lhgO gene encoding L-2-hydroxyglutarate oxidase, translating into MADETIGIVGAGIVGLATGRHIALRRPGTRVVVLEKESRVAVHQTGHNSGVVHAGIYYPPGSLKARLTVRGVALLREYCRDRGLPYEEIGKLVVAVRPDELGRMENLYERARNNHVPELRKVSKEEIKEIEPHAGGLAALHSPRTAITDYPAIAREFAKDIEAAGGEVRLGFPVASITRVPGGIEVASGQEAVRVDRLVLCAGLRSDSVARLARDSEEPRIVPFRGEYMLLRPERAHLVRGLVYPVPDPRYPFLGVHFTPRVDGSVEVGPNAVLALAREGYRRSQVSPRDLARLAAYPGTWRMAARHWRTGLKEYRGSLSRAAFMKDAGRYVPGVGVADVVRGGAGVRAQALDPDGTLVDDFRIHRTGRITAVRNAPSPAATASLAIAEHITDAVFGDVSGV; encoded by the coding sequence ATGGCTGACGAGACGATCGGCATCGTCGGCGCCGGCATCGTGGGTCTGGCCACCGGACGCCACATCGCCCTGCGCCGCCCCGGCACCCGGGTGGTCGTCCTGGAGAAGGAGTCCAGGGTCGCCGTCCACCAGACCGGCCACAACTCCGGTGTGGTGCACGCCGGCATCTACTACCCGCCCGGCAGCCTCAAGGCCCGACTGACCGTGCGGGGCGTGGCCCTGCTGCGCGAGTACTGCCGGGACCGCGGGCTGCCGTACGAGGAGATCGGCAAGCTCGTCGTGGCCGTGCGTCCGGACGAACTGGGCCGGATGGAGAACCTCTACGAGCGGGCCAGGAACAACCATGTGCCCGAACTGCGCAAGGTCTCCAAGGAGGAGATCAAGGAGATCGAGCCGCACGCGGGCGGCCTCGCGGCCCTGCACTCCCCGCGCACCGCCATCACCGACTACCCGGCGATCGCCCGGGAGTTCGCCAAGGACATCGAGGCGGCGGGCGGCGAGGTCCGGCTCGGCTTCCCGGTCGCCTCGATCACCCGCGTGCCTGGCGGCATCGAGGTGGCCTCCGGACAGGAGGCGGTCCGCGTCGACCGGCTGGTGCTCTGCGCCGGGCTGCGGTCCGACTCCGTCGCCCGGCTCGCGCGGGACAGCGAGGAGCCGCGGATCGTCCCGTTCCGGGGCGAGTACATGCTCCTCAGACCCGAGCGGGCACACCTCGTGCGCGGCCTCGTCTACCCCGTGCCCGACCCGCGGTACCCGTTCCTCGGCGTGCACTTCACCCCGCGCGTCGACGGCTCGGTCGAGGTCGGCCCCAACGCCGTCCTGGCGCTCGCCCGCGAGGGCTACCGGCGCTCCCAGGTCTCGCCGCGGGACCTCGCGCGGCTCGCCGCCTACCCGGGTACCTGGCGGATGGCCGCCCGGCACTGGCGGACCGGCCTCAAGGAGTACCGGGGCTCGCTGTCCCGGGCGGCCTTCATGAAGGACGCGGGCCGCTACGTGCCCGGGGTCGGCGTCGCCGACGTGGTCCGCGGCGGCGCCGGAGTGCGTGCCCAGGCGCTGGACCCCGACGGCACCCTCGTGGACGACTTCCGCATCCACCGGACGGGCCGGATCACCGCCGTGCGCAACGCGCCCTCACCGGCCGCGACGGCCTCCCTGGCGATCGCCGAGCACATCACCGACGCGGTGTTCGGCGACGTGTCCGGCGTCTGA
- a CDS encoding 4-oxalomesaconate tautomerase, with product MTGYDAVPCMLLRGGTSKGAYFLAGDLPADPAARDDLLLRVMGSPDPRQIDGLGGAHPLTSKVAVVSASAHPGADVDYLFLQIGVDTPEVSDRQNCGNLLAGVGPFAVERGLVPAADGHTSVRIRMLNTGDLATATFPTPGGRVDHTGVAAISGVPGTAAPVVIEFPPGDSPLLPTGNIRDTIAGIDVTCVDNGMPTVLLAASDLGITGYEAPEELEADTALTDRLREIRLAAGRLMGLGDIAHTTVPKMSLLAPPRDGGTVTTRTFIPVRCHTAIGVLGAAGVGAALRIEGAVGHDLARLPDGDRLRIEHPTGFLDIETSVGTPAGDGAEGALPVARRTAVVRTARKLFDGTVFPRSADTAPARHA from the coding sequence ATGACCGGATACGACGCGGTCCCCTGCATGCTGCTGCGGGGCGGCACCTCCAAGGGCGCCTACTTCCTCGCCGGGGACCTCCCCGCCGACCCGGCCGCCCGGGACGACCTGCTGCTGCGCGTCATGGGCAGTCCCGACCCCCGCCAGATCGACGGCCTCGGCGGTGCCCACCCGCTGACCAGCAAGGTCGCCGTCGTCTCCGCCTCCGCGCACCCGGGAGCCGACGTCGACTACCTGTTCCTCCAGATCGGCGTGGACACCCCCGAGGTGTCCGACCGGCAGAACTGCGGCAACCTGCTCGCCGGAGTGGGCCCCTTCGCCGTCGAACGCGGACTCGTCCCCGCGGCGGACGGACACACCTCGGTCCGCATCCGGATGCTCAACACCGGTGACCTCGCCACCGCCACGTTCCCGACCCCGGGCGGCCGCGTCGACCACACCGGCGTCGCCGCGATCTCCGGCGTCCCCGGCACCGCGGCGCCCGTGGTCATCGAGTTCCCCCCGGGCGACAGCCCCCTGCTGCCCACCGGCAACATCCGCGACACGATCGCCGGCATCGACGTCACCTGCGTCGACAACGGCATGCCGACGGTCCTGCTCGCCGCCTCCGATCTCGGGATCACCGGCTACGAGGCGCCCGAGGAACTGGAGGCGGACACCGCCCTCACCGACCGGCTGCGGGAGATCCGGCTGGCGGCCGGCCGGCTGATGGGACTGGGCGACATCGCGCACACCACCGTGCCCAAGATGTCGCTGCTCGCCCCGCCCCGTGACGGCGGCACGGTCACCACCCGTACCTTCATCCCCGTGCGCTGCCATACCGCCATCGGCGTGCTCGGTGCCGCCGGCGTAGGCGCCGCACTGCGCATCGAGGGCGCCGTCGGCCACGACCTGGCCCGGCTGCCCGACGGCGACCGGCTGCGCATCGAGCACCCCACCGGCTTCCTCGACATCGAGACCAGCGTCGGCACACCCGCGGGGGACGGCGCCGAGGGCGCCCTCCCGGTGGCCCGGCGCACGGCCGTCGTCCGCACCGCCCGCAAGCTCTTCGACGGCACGGTGTTCCCCCGGTCCGCGGACACGGCCCCCGCCCGCCACGCCTGA
- a CDS encoding 4-carboxy-4-hydroxy-2-oxoadipate aldolase/oxaloacetate decarboxylase, which produces MSGVIVTGPPRAAAEDVEALAGYGVATVHEAMGRTGLLGTHLRPVQQDIRVAGTAVTVLSWPGDNLMIHAAVEQCREGDLLVVTTTSPSTDGMFGELFATALRRRGVRGLVINAGIRDTAELRAMGFPAWAAAVSSQGTVKATGGSVNVPVAIGGQVVRPGDVILADDDGVVCVPRERARQTAEASEARERKEAASRAAFQEGQLGLDRYGLRETLERLGVRYESHEEHLRPGERA; this is translated from the coding sequence ATGAGCGGAGTGATCGTCACCGGACCGCCCCGGGCGGCGGCCGAGGATGTCGAGGCCCTCGCCGGGTACGGCGTGGCCACCGTGCACGAGGCGATGGGCCGCACCGGTCTGCTCGGTACCCATCTGCGTCCGGTCCAGCAGGACATCCGGGTCGCGGGCACCGCCGTGACGGTGCTCTCCTGGCCCGGCGACAACCTCATGATCCACGCGGCGGTCGAGCAGTGCCGCGAGGGCGACCTGCTGGTCGTCACCACCACCTCGCCCTCCACCGACGGCATGTTCGGCGAACTGTTCGCCACCGCGCTGCGGCGGCGCGGGGTGCGCGGCCTGGTCATCAACGCGGGCATCCGCGACACCGCCGAACTGCGGGCCATGGGCTTCCCCGCCTGGGCCGCCGCCGTCAGCTCCCAGGGCACCGTCAAGGCCACCGGCGGCTCCGTCAACGTGCCCGTCGCGATCGGCGGCCAGGTGGTCCGCCCCGGCGACGTGATCCTCGCCGACGACGACGGCGTGGTGTGCGTACCGCGCGAACGCGCCCGCCAGACGGCCGAGGCGTCCGAGGCCCGCGAACGCAAGGAGGCCGCCTCGCGCGCCGCCTTCCAGGAGGGACAGCTCGGCCTCGACCGCTACGGCCTGCGCGAGACCCTGGAGCGGCTCGGGGTCCGCTACGAGTCCCACGAGGAACACCTCCGTCCGGGGGAGCGGGCATGA
- a CDS encoding GntR family transcriptional regulator, with the protein MPNEARPGTGEQAKQLAFAKLRQAILRGEMAPAQRLVENELAEEFGVTRASIRAALIDLASEGLVERIRNRGSRVRVVSVEEAVAITECRMVLEGLCAAKAAVMASDEQLTGLADLGEAMTKAVAAGEPLTYSDLNTELHGRILQISGQQVAVELLDRLNAQLVRHRFQLALRPGRPQQSLNEHLAMIEAIRARDSRAADAAVRAHLSSVIEAYRRD; encoded by the coding sequence ATGCCGAACGAGGCCCGGCCGGGCACCGGGGAGCAGGCCAAACAGCTCGCGTTCGCGAAGCTGCGGCAGGCGATCCTGCGCGGTGAGATGGCTCCGGCCCAGCGGCTGGTGGAGAACGAACTGGCCGAGGAGTTCGGAGTCACCCGGGCCAGCATCCGGGCGGCACTGATCGATCTGGCGTCGGAGGGCCTCGTCGAACGGATCCGCAACCGCGGGTCCCGGGTACGAGTGGTGTCGGTGGAGGAGGCCGTCGCCATCACCGAGTGCCGGATGGTCCTGGAAGGGCTGTGCGCGGCCAAGGCGGCCGTCATGGCCAGTGACGAGCAGCTCACCGGGCTGGCCGACCTCGGCGAGGCCATGACCAAGGCCGTCGCCGCCGGCGAGCCGCTGACCTACTCGGACCTCAACACCGAACTGCACGGCCGCATCCTGCAGATCTCCGGCCAGCAGGTGGCCGTGGAACTGCTGGACCGCCTCAACGCTCAACTGGTACGCCACCGTTTCCAGTTGGCGCTGCGCCCCGGACGCCCGCAGCAGTCCCTGAACGAGCACCTGGCCATGATCGAGGCGATCCGGGCCAGGGATTCCCGGGCGGCCGACGCGGCCGTCCGCGCCCACCTCAGCAGCGTGATCGAGGCGTACCGCCGCGACTGA